In Pirellulaceae bacterium, the sequence CAGAGTGGTGACGTGGTGATCACTTTTGATTTAGATGACACGATTGAGTTAAGGGGATTGTCATGTTGAAGCGACCACGTTTCTGTTTGCTTGTAGGTTTGTTCCAACTGGCAATGGTCCAGATGTTGATGGCGCAGGCGGCTGAGTTACCTGCCCAATTGCAAACCCCTCAGCAGAAAGCGGGCTATGGGATCGGGATGTCGATCGGCACCAATTTTACGCGTGGCGGTTTGGATGCAACAACGATCGATTTGGATGCTGTACTCCTTGGCATCAAGGACGCGTTAGAATCGAAAAAACCGCGACTCGAGCAGGCGGATATCCAGCAGGCGATGCAGCAAGTGGAGCAGATGGCTCGAAGTAAAGTCGAAGCAAAGATGAAACAGCTCGCCGAGAAGAATCGTGTTGCCGGTCCACAATTTATGGAACGATATAAAGCAGTTGAGGGAGTCCAATCACTCAAGGATGGAATCCTGTATAAGGTGCTCAAGAGTGGGAATGGACCGACACCCAAAGCTACTGATTCGGTAAAGACGCATTATCGCGGTCGGTTGGTCGACGGGACCGAGTTTGACAGTTCTTATAAACGGGGTGAGCCTGCCGTCTTTCCGGTCGACGGTGTTATCAAGGGGTGGACCGAGGCGTTGACGAACATGAAGGTCGGCGATAAGTGGCAGATTGTGATCCCGTCGGAGATGGCTTATGGGGCAAAGGGAAGTCCACCAGTCATTGGTCCCGACTCGGTGCTTGTTTTCGAGATTGAATTGCTTGGAATTGAACCGTCACAACCTGGCCAGTAGTGAGAGTGCCGTTGGGATGCTTTGATGCAGGCACTCGCCTGATGGCAGCTGAATCGGTCACTTAGTGCTGGTTGAAGCTGTGATTGAAGGAAGACTCTAGTTTTTTAAGGTCGCCAAGCGAATGGGCGACCTTTTTTTGTCTTGCGGCGGTCGGACGCATAAAATCTGTCGCCGATGCAGCAGGTATTAGGTTGCGTCGGAAGTGCCGGGACGCGCGGTCGATCAAGTTTCGAGCTAGTCAGGTCCAGCCAATCGTTGCAATAGCCAGTCGAGTTGCGATTGTATCGATTAAAAGGCTGTTCCACGGTCTGAACCGGGGTTGATTTCTTTGACCGAGGTCAATTCGTGACCTATATTCACCTGGGCCGAGAGCACGCCTTTTGCTTTCCCCAACTATGGTTAGAACAAATCCTGAAACGGCGCGATTAGCGACCCTCATCGATTTGTCACCCGACTCAGCCTCGCTCCCATTCTTCTTTCGGGCTGTGTGACAAGGACGTGAATGGTTGCCTCCGCCCCCAACGGTTGGAAGTGGCTGATGATAAGACGGAATCTCTTCAAGCGGGTGCTGCTCAGTAGTCTATTCCTTTCATCTTCAATCTTTGTTCAAGTCAGTGAAGCGCAACTCGGCTTTTCAGCGTCTGACGCAGTGGCGCCAGACCCGGTTCAAAAAGTGTTGCTCGAAGGCCGACGTCTCGAAAGTGACGAGCGATGGGGCGAAGCACTGAGTCATTACGAAGAGGCCGTTCGTCGATATCCGCAAAACAACCAACTCAAACAACTTGTTTCGCTGACTCGCATGCGTTTCGATCTCGACCGTCGATACGCCGATCAAAGCTACGTTGACGCTCTTCAGCAACTCAGCGAACAACAAGCGATGGATTTGTTTTCGGAAGTTATTCTGAAGATCCAATCGCACTATGTCAGGTCGCCTGACTGGAACGACTTACTTCGGCGAGGAACGAAAGAATTAGAAATTGCTTTGAAGGACCAAGACTTTGTCAGCGTCAACCGAGTGCAGGTTTCGCCGGTAACTCGTGATCAGCTCACGCATCAGATCCAAAATGTTTTAAATGATCGGAGACTGACCGACCGTCAACACGCAGAGGAAATGGTGCGGTGGATCGCTCGCTACTCGGCACGACAACTTGGTATCTCAAGCACGCCCATTATTCTTGAATACATGTGCGGGGCAACTAACTCATTGGACACGTATTCCACTTACTTGACCGGTGATCAGTTGGACGACGTGTACTCGCAGATCGAAGGAAACTTTGTCGGCTTAGGTGTTGAGCTGAAGGCTGATGAAGGAGCTTTGCTGATCGCGGGTGTGATCGCAAAAGGACCCGCCGAGTCAGCGGGGATTAAAGCCGGTGATCGTATTGTGGCGGTGGATGGTGTATCCACCCGAGATCTCTCAACCGATCGTGCCGCGGATCTACTCAAAGGTGAGCAGGGGTCGACGGTTCAGGTGACCGTCGTTTCCCCGGATCTGGCTCCTCGTCTAATCACGGTGCGTCGCGATCGGGTTGAAGTTCCGAGCGTTGAGGACGTCAAGATGGCTGATGCGGCCAGCGGGGTTGCCTACTTCCGCATCAGTAGCTTTCAGAAGACGACCAGTCGCGATGTCGACGCGGCTCTCTGGAAATTACATCGTGACGGAATGAGAAGCTTAATCGTGGATGTGCGTGGCAATCCGGGTGGATTGTTGACCGAAGCCGTCGAAGTGGCTGATCGATTTGTCGTCGATGGAACCATTGTTGCTACTCACGGGCGAAGTGCACGTGAGAACTACGATTACAAAGCACATCGCGTTGGCACGTGGCGAGTTCCTTTGGTGGTGCTGATCGACTCAGATTCGGCGAGTGCCAGTGAAATCTTTGCTGGGGCGATCCGAGATCATCGGCGCGGAACGGTCGTCGGGATTCGAAGTTATGGAAAAGGATCCGTGCAGGGTATTTTCCCGCTGCGATCGGTCAAAGGTGGCGTTCGGCTGACAACAGCCAAATTCTTTTCTCCAAGTGGCCAAGCGATTAGTCTTCGCGGAGTCACGCCCGATGTGGTGATTCAGTCGACGGCCAAGCCGGTTGAGGGAGTCGTCGCGGACAATGAATCCGAGGATGCTGTGATGAAAGCGGGTGTCAAAGTTGCCCAAAACCTGGTTGTGATGCGAGATCGTGGTTCCCGTCAGGACCAATCCTCCACGCAGCAAACGCAAGCATCACGCCAACCTCGTCGATTGCCACAAACACTGGGTTGGTAGGCGTTTTCTCGCCTGAGCCATGCATGGCAGGCCGCTGAGTGCGTTTCTTCTCTGGATTCCAAGGGTGTTCTCGTTATCTTTCCTTGCGGATATCGCCTTGGATCGGGCTGTCCGTACCGCTACCATAGAGCAGTCAGTGTAAAGACGGCTCGATCTCCTAGGCTGTAACCAGGGGTGCGGCTGGTCGAAAGGGCAATGATCCGGCGAACGCTTGGCAGGGATCGAACCTCACACGCAAAATGAGGCATAGGTCCCTTCGCTTACCGCCACCGTGTTTTTCCGCTCTCGAAAATCCATGTTCGTTCGACTCGGCAATCTCATCTCCCGTTATTGGGTTCTAGTCATCCTCGCTTGGGTTGGCGTTGCCGTATTGTCTCGCTCATTAGCTCCGCGATGGGATGACGTCACCGACGATGGCGACTTAGCCTACATGCCGGCTCACATGTCAAGTGTGAGAGGCGAGCAGCTTCTCGATGAAGCTTTTCCTCGCGGTCGTGCCAAGAGTGAAATCGTCGTCATTGTTTCCCGTGATGGGCAGGCCTTGACGGCGGATGACTTGGCGGTGACCGACCAAATTGCGGCTAGGCTAAACAATTTGCACGCTGTTTCGAGTTTTCAATATGCCCAACAGCTTTGGTCGGAAGCTGCCGAGTTGCGCGATCAAGGTGAGGATCAGCGAGCCGATCAGATTTTTTCATTGGCGGATGAATCTCAACGGACGGCGGCTGTTGCTTGGGATGAATCACTGAGATTGGATCCGCAATTTGGTTTGGCGCTCAACAACCGAGCTTTTTACTTGCGCACATTGGGAATGGAAGAAGATGCCCAAAGGGATCGCCAGCTGGCCAGCGATTTTGATCCGGGGCTTGGGTTGGTTGGCGAGACGCTTCAGCCGACGGAGCTGAGTCGTTTACCGATTATTGATATTTGGACCCGTCATAACGAAGTCTTGGGAACCAACCTTCGTAGTCGCGACCATCAGGCTGATCTGGTGATCGTACGGCTGTGGCAGGAATTTATGGCGTCCGACAATATACGATTGCTTCAGGAAGTGGAATCGGCGATTGGTGACGTAACCCAAACGGGGCTTCCCGAGGGCTTGAAAGTTGGCTTGACGGGGTCAGCTGCGGTGGGAGGCGATATGTTGCGATCGGCCGCAGAAAGTATCAGCAATACCGAAACGTACACGATCGTTCTGGTCGTCGTCATATTAACAGTCGTCTATCGTTCTCCCTTACTCGTGCTGATTCCCTTGATCACGATTGTGGTTTCCGTCTTGGTGTCCACAAGTCTTGTAGCTGCCTTGACACAATTGAACGTCATCCCGGGATTTGATTGGTGGAATTTCCGTATTTTCACGACGACAAAGATTTTTGTTGTCGTGATCTTGTTTGGCGCTGGAACCGACTATTGCCTGTTTTTGATTTCTCGTTACCGCGAAGAACTTGCTGCTGGGAAAACACG encodes:
- a CDS encoding FKBP-type peptidyl-prolyl cis-trans isomerase — encoded protein: MLKRPRFCLLVGLFQLAMVQMLMAQAAELPAQLQTPQQKAGYGIGMSIGTNFTRGGLDATTIDLDAVLLGIKDALESKKPRLEQADIQQAMQQVEQMARSKVEAKMKQLAEKNRVAGPQFMERYKAVEGVQSLKDGILYKVLKSGNGPTPKATDSVKTHYRGRLVDGTEFDSSYKRGEPAVFPVDGVIKGWTEALTNMKVGDKWQIVIPSEMAYGAKGSPPVIGPDSVLVFEIELLGIEPSQPGQ
- a CDS encoding S41 family peptidase produces the protein MIRRNLFKRVLLSSLFLSSSIFVQVSEAQLGFSASDAVAPDPVQKVLLEGRRLESDERWGEALSHYEEAVRRYPQNNQLKQLVSLTRMRFDLDRRYADQSYVDALQQLSEQQAMDLFSEVILKIQSHYVRSPDWNDLLRRGTKELEIALKDQDFVSVNRVQVSPVTRDQLTHQIQNVLNDRRLTDRQHAEEMVRWIARYSARQLGISSTPIILEYMCGATNSLDTYSTYLTGDQLDDVYSQIEGNFVGLGVELKADEGALLIAGVIAKGPAESAGIKAGDRIVAVDGVSTRDLSTDRAADLLKGEQGSTVQVTVVSPDLAPRLITVRRDRVEVPSVEDVKMADAASGVAYFRISSFQKTTSRDVDAALWKLHRDGMRSLIVDVRGNPGGLLTEAVEVADRFVVDGTIVATHGRSARENYDYKAHRVGTWRVPLVVLIDSDSASASEIFAGAIRDHRRGTVVGIRSYGKGSVQGIFPLRSVKGGVRLTTAKFFSPSGQAISLRGVTPDVVIQSTAKPVEGVVADNESEDAVMKAGVKVAQNLVVMRDRGSRQDQSSTQQTQASRQPRRLPQTLGW